The following coding sequences lie in one Arabidopsis thaliana chromosome 3, partial sequence genomic window:
- a CDS encoding RNI-like superfamily protein (RNI-like superfamily protein; BEST Arabidopsis thaliana protein match is: RNI-like superfamily protein (TAIR:AT5G23340.1); Has 6516 Blast hits to 2862 proteins in 227 species: Archae - 0; Bacteria - 210; Metazoa - 2727; Fungi - 707; Plants - 2248; Viruses - 0; Other Eukaryotes - 624 (source: NCBI BLink).), whose translation MEDVSESDNNVETSIIHLPDDCLSFIFQRLDSVADHDSFGLTCHRWLNIQNISRRSLQFQCSFSVLNPSSLSQTNPDVSSHHLHRLLTRFQWLEHLSLSGCTVLNDSSLDSLRYPGARLHTLYLDCCFGISDDGISTIASFCPNLSVVSLYRCNISDIGLETLARASLSLKCVNLSYCPLVSDFGIKALSQACLQLESVKISNCKSITGVGFSGCSPTLGYVDADSCQLEPKGITGIISGGGIEFLNISGVSCYIRKDGLVPIGSGIASKLRILNLRMCRTVGDESIEAIAKGCPLLQEWNLALCHEVKISGWEAVGKWCRNLKKLHVNRCRNLCDQGLLALRCGCMNLQILYMNGNARLTPTAIEMFRLHRADITLRTEEMMVIGPDWRLYAQE comes from the coding sequence ATGGAAGATGTGTCCGAGTCTGATAATAATGTTGAGACCTCCATTATCCACCTTCCAGATGATTGCCTTTCCTTTATCTTTCAACGACTTGATAGTGTTGCTGACCATGATTCATTTGGTTTGACTTGTCATCGCTGGCTCAACATCCAAAACATTAGCCGTCGCTCTTTACAGTTCCAGTGTTCTTTCTCTGTCCTGAACCCTTCAAGTCTGTCTCAGACAAATCCTGATGTGAGCTCTCATCATCTCCACAGGCTTCTTACTCGGTTTCAGTGGTTGGAGCATCTTTCGCTTTCTGGCTGCACTGTGCTGAATGATTCGAGTCTCGACTCCCTCAGGTATCCCGGTGCAAGACTGCATACTCTTTACTTAGATTGTTGCTTTGGGATTTCTGATGATGGGATCTCCACTATTGCTAGCTTTTGTCCCAATCTAAGTGTGGTTAGTCTTTACCGCTGCAATATCAGTGACATTGGGTTAGAAACGTTGGCCAGGGCTTCCTTGTCTCTAAAATGCGTGAATCTCTCGTACTGCCCGCTGGTATCTGATTTTGGGATAAAAGCGTTGTCACAAGCATGCTTGCAGCTTGAGTCAGTGAAAATCTCAAACTGCAAGAGCATTACCGGTGTTGGCTTTAGTGGCTGTTCTCCAACTCTAGGCTATGTGGATGCTGACTCTTGTCAGCTTGAGCCGAAGGGTATAACGGGGATCATTAGCGGAGGTGGGATTGAGTTTCTAAACATTTCAGGTGTAAGTTGCTACATTCGCAAAGATGGGTTGGTACCTATTGGATCTGGAATTGCATCAAAACTTAGAATCTTGAACCTTAGGATGTGCAGAACGGTTGGTGATGAATCCATTGAAGCTATAGCAAAAGGTTGTCCATTGCTCCAAGAGTGGAACTTGGCTCTTTGTCATGAAGTTAAGATTTCGGGATGGGAAGCCGTAGGGAAGTGGTGCCGTAACTTGAAGAAACTCCATGTGAACCGTTGTAGGAACTTATGTGACCAAGGGTTGCTTGCTCTACGATGCGGTTGCATGAACCTCCAGATTCTCTACATGAACGGGAACGCGAGGCTGACCCCTACAGCAATTGAGATGTTCAGATTACATAGAGCCGATATAACACTAAGAACAGA